Proteins encoded within one genomic window of Variovorax sp. OAS795:
- the rodA gene encoding rod shape-determining protein RodA, whose protein sequence is MSAVFNQPSLARRVAPIFQGFDGFLAFAVLLLAFAGLLTMYSSGYDHGSRFSDHGRNMLLAGFIMFVVAQVPPQRLMIFAVPLYATGVALLVAVALFGITKKGATRWINIGVVIQPSEILKIAMPLMLAWWFQRREGQLRPLDFVVATVLLAVPVGLIMKQPDLGTSLLVLAAGMAVIFFAGLSWKLIVPPVVLGAIAVTLIVGFESQLCADGVDWRVLHDYQKQRVCTLLDPSKDPLGKGFHIIQGMIAIGSGGMGGKGFMQGTQTHLEFIPERTTDFIFAAYSEEFGLVGNLALIAAFILLIFRGLAIAANATTLFSRLLAGAVTMIFFTYAFVNMGMVSGILPVVGVPLPFISYGGTAMVTLGLGLGILMSIARARKLAAQN, encoded by the coding sequence ATGTCCGCCGTGTTCAACCAGCCCTCCCTGGCGCGCCGTGTCGCGCCCATCTTCCAGGGCTTCGACGGCTTCCTGGCTTTTGCCGTCCTGCTGCTGGCCTTTGCCGGGCTGCTCACCATGTATTCGTCGGGCTATGACCACGGCTCGCGCTTCTCCGACCATGGCCGCAACATGCTGCTGGCCGGCTTCATCATGTTCGTGGTGGCCCAGGTGCCGCCGCAGCGGCTGATGATCTTCGCGGTGCCGCTCTATGCGACGGGGGTGGCGCTGCTGGTGGCGGTGGCGCTCTTCGGCATCACCAAGAAGGGTGCCACCCGATGGATCAACATCGGCGTGGTGATCCAGCCCAGCGAGATCCTCAAGATCGCGATGCCGCTGATGCTGGCCTGGTGGTTCCAGCGCCGGGAAGGGCAGTTGCGGCCGCTCGATTTCGTGGTGGCCACGGTGCTGCTGGCGGTGCCGGTCGGGCTCATCATGAAGCAGCCGGACCTGGGCACGTCCTTGCTGGTGCTCGCGGCCGGCATGGCGGTCATCTTTTTTGCCGGGCTGTCGTGGAAGCTGATCGTGCCGCCGGTGGTGCTGGGCGCGATCGCAGTGACGCTGATCGTCGGCTTCGAGTCGCAGCTGTGCGCCGACGGGGTCGACTGGCGCGTGCTGCACGACTACCAGAAACAGCGCGTGTGCACGCTGCTCGACCCGAGCAAGGACCCGCTCGGCAAGGGCTTCCACATCATCCAGGGAATGATTGCCATCGGCTCGGGCGGCATGGGCGGCAAGGGCTTCATGCAGGGCACCCAGACGCACCTCGAATTCATTCCCGAGCGCACCACCGACTTCATCTTCGCGGCGTATTCCGAGGAGTTCGGCCTGGTCGGCAACCTCGCGCTGATCGCGGCCTTCATCCTGCTGATCTTCCGCGGGCTGGCCATCGCGGCCAACGCCACGACGCTGTTCTCGCGGCTGCTGGCGGGGGCGGTGACAATGATTTTCTTCACCTACGCCTTCGTCAACATGGGCATGGTGAGCGGCATCCTGCCCGTGGTGGGCGTGCCGCTGCCGTTCATCAGCTACGGCGGCACCGCCATGGTCACGCTGGGACTGGGCCTGGGCATCCTGATGTCGATCGCCAGGGCGCGCAAGCTCGCCGCGCAAAACTAG
- a CDS encoding histidine kinase, which translates to MAVAAAVGAAPADTPIELRRGTVTTTIDGVTEKAPVELSYHWDRQHAGRPGLAEFDLPFTLASEPATPWGIFIPRAGNVLEVRLDGALLQVYGDLARGNGADYAKAPIYVPVPGHLLKAGDNRLQIRIRADSARRAGLSRVTIGPATPVRTELFESAYAWRFTGSVLLTAFSLIVGGIALALWLTQVDAGAPGSGRRDGVYFWAALAEFCWALRVADGVIAEPPLPWPAWGVLMAACYAGWAASAMMFCYHLANWESSARMRWLRWPVASVVAGTIAASAMALYREEPYWLTGWLAAEIVFIALFVGAFAVATIVQPNTGRLLVAAAALVTLGFGTRDWLVIRLSDAYGETTWVRYSSVFFGIALLLIVLQRFRAATIEARGWVATLAERVAQRERELASTFAALEQVARDQARTHERERILRDMHDGVGSHISSAIRQLQSGQASSDELLRTLRDSLDRLKLSIDSIHLPPGDVGALLAALRYRLEPRLAAAGIRLEWAVDEVPTVKRLDAQGMRQLQFLLFEAISNVLQHAHAKSLRIEADAPAGAVHLRVIDDGQGFDASRVPRALLERAAAVGVQLALESRPGRTVVQLGFG; encoded by the coding sequence ATGGCGGTTGCCGCTGCCGTTGGCGCCGCACCGGCGGATACGCCCATCGAGCTGCGGCGAGGCACCGTCACGACGACGATCGATGGCGTGACTGAAAAAGCGCCCGTCGAGCTGTCCTACCACTGGGACCGCCAGCACGCCGGACGCCCTGGCCTTGCCGAGTTCGACCTGCCGTTCACGCTCGCGTCCGAGCCTGCGACGCCCTGGGGCATCTTCATTCCGCGCGCCGGCAACGTGCTCGAGGTGCGCCTCGACGGCGCGTTGCTGCAGGTCTACGGGGACCTGGCACGGGGCAACGGCGCCGACTACGCCAAGGCCCCGATCTACGTGCCGGTTCCGGGGCACTTGCTGAAGGCGGGCGACAACCGCCTGCAGATCCGCATCCGCGCCGACAGCGCCCGCCGGGCCGGGCTTTCCCGCGTGACCATCGGACCCGCGACGCCGGTGCGCACCGAGCTGTTCGAGAGTGCCTATGCCTGGCGCTTCACCGGCTCGGTGCTCCTGACCGCCTTCAGCCTCATCGTCGGCGGCATCGCGCTGGCCCTGTGGCTCACGCAGGTCGATGCCGGTGCCCCGGGCAGCGGGCGGCGCGACGGTGTGTATTTCTGGGCTGCGCTGGCCGAATTCTGCTGGGCGCTGCGAGTGGCCGACGGCGTGATCGCCGAGCCGCCGCTGCCCTGGCCGGCCTGGGGCGTGCTCATGGCCGCCTGCTACGCTGGCTGGGCCGCTTCCGCCATGATGTTCTGCTATCACCTCGCGAATTGGGAAAGCAGCGCCCGCATGCGCTGGCTTCGCTGGCCCGTGGCCTCGGTGGTGGCGGGAACGATCGCCGCGAGCGCGATGGCGCTGTACCGCGAAGAGCCGTATTGGCTCACTGGCTGGCTGGCCGCGGAGATCGTGTTCATTGCCTTGTTCGTCGGCGCTTTTGCCGTGGCCACGATCGTGCAGCCGAACACAGGGCGGCTGCTGGTGGCGGCCGCCGCGCTGGTGACACTGGGTTTCGGCACCCGCGACTGGCTGGTGATCCGCCTGAGCGATGCCTACGGCGAGACCACCTGGGTGCGGTATTCGTCGGTGTTCTTCGGCATTGCGCTGCTTCTGATCGTGCTGCAGCGCTTCCGGGCAGCCACCATCGAAGCGCGGGGCTGGGTCGCCACGCTGGCCGAGCGCGTGGCGCAGCGCGAGCGCGAACTCGCGTCCACCTTCGCGGCGCTGGAGCAGGTGGCGCGCGACCAGGCCCGCACCCACGAGCGCGAGCGCATCCTGCGCGACATGCACGATGGCGTGGGCTCGCACATCAGCTCGGCCATCCGGCAACTGCAGTCGGGGCAGGCGAGTTCCGACGAGCTGCTGCGCACGCTGCGCGACTCGCTGGACAGGCTCAAGCTGTCGATCGATTCCATCCACCTCCCGCCAGGCGACGTCGGTGCGCTGCTGGCGGCCTTGCGCTACCGGCTGGAGCCGCGGCTCGCGGCTGCCGGCATCCGCCTGGAGTGGGCCGTGGACGAGGTGCCCACCGTGAAGCGCCTCGACGCGCAGGGCATGCGGCAACTGCAGTTCCTGCTGTTCGAGGCCATTTCGAATGTGCTTCAGCATGCCCACGCGAAATCCCTGCGCATCGAGGCGGACGCGCCAGCGGGTGCGGTGCATCTGCGGGTGATCGACGATGGACAAGGCTTCGATGCATCGCGGGTGCCCAGGGCGCTTTTGGAGCGCGCGGCCGCGGTCGGCGTACAGCTTGCGCTCGAAAGCCGACCGGGGCGCACGGTCGTTCAGCTCGGGTTCGGCTGA
- the tldD gene encoding metalloprotease TldD — MISREPTIERLATAQQLLLTPFGLDESHLGKALAEITAHKVDDADLYFQYTRSEGWSLEEGIVKTGSFSIDQGVGVRAVSGEKTAFAYSDDISEASLLDAARTVRSISSAGRTGRVKTATRKIASSRSLYSGIDPISTLDSTAKVKLLEKVEKLARSRDPRVAQVMAGLASEYDVVLVARADGTLAADVRPLVRLSVTVIAEQNGRREVGSGGGGGRFGLAYFTDEQIADYVDHAVKAALTNLEARPAPAGEMTVVLGSGWPGILLHEAIGHGLEGDFNRKGSSAFSGRIGQRVAAKGVTVLDDGTIADRRGSLNVDDEGNASQRNVLIENGILKGYIQDSLNARLMKVKPTGNGRRESYAHVPMPRMTNTYMLGGDKDPKEIVASIKKGLYATNFGGGQVDITSGKFVFSASEAYWVENGKVQYPVKGATIVGNGPDALTRVTMIGNDMALDSGVGTCGKEGQSVPVGVGQPTLRIDGLTVGGTA, encoded by the coding sequence ATGATCTCTCGCGAACCCACCATCGAGCGCCTGGCCACGGCGCAGCAGCTTCTTCTCACGCCTTTCGGCCTCGACGAATCGCACCTGGGCAAGGCCCTGGCCGAGATCACCGCGCACAAGGTGGACGACGCCGACCTGTACTTCCAGTACACGCGCAGCGAAGGCTGGAGCCTCGAAGAAGGCATCGTCAAGACGGGCAGCTTCAGCATCGACCAGGGCGTCGGCGTGCGTGCGGTCAGCGGCGAGAAGACCGCCTTTGCCTATTCGGACGACATTTCCGAGGCGTCGCTGCTCGATGCGGCGCGCACGGTGCGCTCCATTTCGTCCGCGGGCCGCACCGGCCGCGTGAAGACGGCAACGCGCAAGATCGCATCGAGCCGGTCGCTCTACAGCGGCATCGACCCCATTTCCACGCTCGACAGCACGGCCAAGGTCAAGCTGCTCGAAAAGGTCGAGAAGCTCGCCCGCTCGCGCGACCCGCGCGTGGCCCAGGTGATGGCGGGCCTGGCGAGCGAATACGACGTGGTGCTGGTGGCGCGCGCCGACGGCACGCTCGCAGCCGACGTGCGGCCGCTGGTGCGCCTGTCGGTCACGGTGATCGCCGAGCAGAACGGCCGGCGCGAGGTGGGTTCGGGCGGCGGCGGCGGGCGCTTCGGCCTGGCCTACTTCACCGACGAGCAGATCGCCGATTACGTCGACCATGCGGTGAAGGCCGCGCTGACCAACCTCGAGGCGCGTCCGGCACCGGCCGGCGAAATGACCGTGGTGCTCGGATCCGGCTGGCCCGGCATCCTGCTGCACGAGGCCATCGGCCACGGCCTGGAGGGCGACTTCAACCGCAAGGGCTCCAGTGCGTTCTCGGGCCGCATCGGCCAGCGCGTGGCGGCCAAGGGCGTCACGGTGCTCGACGACGGCACCATCGCCGACCGCCGCGGCTCGCTCAACGTGGACGACGAAGGCAACGCAAGCCAGCGCAACGTGCTCATCGAGAACGGCATCCTCAAGGGCTACATCCAGGACTCGCTCAACGCGCGCCTCATGAAGGTCAAGCCCACGGGCAATGGCCGCCGAGAGAGCTACGCCCACGTGCCGATGCCGCGCATGACCAACACCTACATGCTGGGCGGCGACAAGGACCCGAAGGAAATCGTTGCCAGCATTAAAAAGGGCCTCTACGCCACCAACTTCGGCGGCGGACAGGTCGACATCACGAGCGGCAAGTTCGTGTTCTCCGCAAGCGAGGCCTATTGGGTCGAGAACGGCAAGGTCCAGTACCCGGTGAAGGGCGCGACCATCGTGGGCAACGGCCCCGACGCGCTCACCCGCGTGACCATGATCGGCAACGACATGGCGCTCGACTCCGGCGTGGGCACCTGTGGCAAGGAAGGCCAGAGCGTGCCCGTCGGCGTGGGCCAGCCCACCCTGCGCATCGATGGTTTGACCGTAGGCGGAACCGCCTGA